A single window of Tepidamorphus gemmatus DNA harbors:
- a CDS encoding F0F1 ATP synthase subunit C has protein sequence MEAEAAKYLGAGIACIALAGAGLGIGTIFGNYLSAALRNPSAAQGQFPNLLLGFALAEATGLFGLVVALILLFVV, from the coding sequence ATGGAAGCGGAAGCTGCAAAGTACCTCGGCGCGGGCATCGCCTGCATCGCGCTCGCCGGCGCCGGTCTTGGCATCGGAACCATCTTCGGCAACTACCTGTCGGCCGCGCTGCGCAATCCGTCGGCCGCCCAGGGTCAGTTCCCGAACCTGCTGCTGGGATTCGCGCTCGCCGAAGCGACCGGTCTGTTCGGCCTCGTCGTCGCCCTGATCCTCCTCTTCGTCGTCTGA
- a CDS encoding F0F1 ATP synthase subunit B: protein MLSYKETIIVLAQSDGQGSGIAEEVIHSEQTEISEAIGLEEHGSGGMPQFNFETYAPQIVWLIITFAVLYALMARVALPRIATVIEHRRDRIASDLDTAARLGAETDEVIAAYEAELAEARGRAHEIAAATRARLDAELGEERARVEAELAEKTADAERRIAESKARALAEVDGAAADAAAQIVEMLAGVKVSRSEVEAAVAAARGA, encoded by the coding sequence ATGCTCAGCTACAAAGAGACCATCATCGTTCTGGCCCAGTCCGACGGGCAGGGCAGCGGGATTGCCGAAGAGGTGATCCACAGCGAGCAGACCGAGATCTCCGAGGCCATCGGACTTGAAGAGCACGGCAGCGGCGGAATGCCGCAGTTCAACTTCGAGACCTACGCTCCGCAGATCGTCTGGCTGATCATCACCTTCGCCGTGTTGTATGCGCTGATGGCGCGCGTGGCACTGCCGCGCATTGCCACGGTGATCGAGCATCGGCGGGATCGGATTGCCAGCGATCTCGATACCGCCGCCCGTCTCGGCGCCGAAACGGACGAGGTCATCGCGGCCTATGAGGCCGAGCTCGCCGAGGCCCGCGGTCGGGCGCACGAGATCGCCGCGGCCACCCGCGCCCGGCTCGATGCCGAGCTGGGCGAGGAACGGGCGAGGGTCGAGGCGGAACTCGCCGAGAAGACCGCCGACGCGGAGCGGCGCATCGCCGAGAGCAAGGCACGGGCGCTCGCCGAGGTGGACGGCGCTGCCGCCGATGCGGCGGCGCAGATCGTCGAGATGCTCGCCGGCGTCAAGGTCAGCAGGTCCGAAGTCGAGGCGGCCGTCGCCGCTGCCCGCGGCGCCTAG